Proteins from one Arthrobacter sp. Soc17.1.1.1 genomic window:
- a CDS encoding DUF7010 family protein has product MRRSGTPPRFVDPRRTGTLIGLVGACVFVFSYTPASAHVPAVGARILVIAAVSATLWFLFVAPRFLGPFVPPRGWQIGVYLLCVVMELALIAAGGRLLESIGRPELRPALIALVVGLHFLPFAWAFRERMFYTLGGVIIVLGGLGLLIATPTSALGAAVGSGLAMSFILLAYSLGLFAPRRTTADH; this is encoded by the coding sequence ATGCGTCGGAGCGGCACTCCCCCGCGGTTCGTGGATCCACGACGGACGGGAACACTGATCGGGCTCGTGGGGGCGTGCGTCTTCGTCTTCTCCTATACGCCTGCGTCCGCGCACGTGCCGGCCGTCGGGGCGCGCATCCTCGTCATCGCTGCCGTGAGTGCAACGCTGTGGTTCCTCTTCGTCGCACCGCGCTTCCTCGGCCCCTTCGTACCGCCGCGGGGGTGGCAGATCGGCGTGTACCTCCTCTGCGTCGTCATGGAGCTCGCGCTGATCGCGGCCGGTGGCCGGTTGCTCGAATCGATCGGGAGACCGGAGCTCCGGCCTGCCCTGATCGCCCTCGTCGTGGGTCTGCATTTCCTCCCCTTCGCCTGGGCGTTCAGGGAGCGGATGTTCTACACACTGGGCGGAGTGATCATCGTTCTCGGCGGTCTGGGACTGCTCATCGCCACCCCGACCAGCGCCCTCGGAGCAGCCGTCGGATCAGGGTTGGCCATGTCGTTCATCCTGCTCGCCTACAGCCTCGGCCTCTTCGCTCCCCGTCGGACGACTGCCGACCACTGA
- a CDS encoding tetratricopeptide repeat protein, protein MTLNDELDRIVERRDRDNMQPTIDALLPLYAAHPENARVLYEVGGAYDTAGQEDIARGFYEKALAAGLDGDVLRRCYVQYGSTLRNLGAYDESLEVFRAARTAFPGSPALSAFEAITLHAAGRPDASVAALLDLVVGFVSTPDIERYKPALSGNAASIRARAGESD, encoded by the coding sequence ATGACGTTGAATGATGAGCTCGATCGGATCGTCGAGCGTCGCGACCGGGACAACATGCAGCCGACCATCGACGCATTACTGCCCTTGTACGCCGCCCACCCTGAGAACGCGCGAGTGCTCTATGAGGTCGGCGGCGCGTATGACACGGCGGGACAGGAGGACATCGCGCGAGGGTTCTACGAGAAGGCGCTTGCTGCCGGGCTCGACGGTGACGTGTTGCGCCGGTGCTATGTCCAGTACGGGTCGACACTGAGGAACCTGGGCGCGTATGACGAGTCGCTGGAGGTCTTCCGGGCAGCTCGTACTGCCTTTCCCGGCTCCCCGGCACTCAGCGCCTTCGAAGCCATCACCCTGCATGCAGCGGGCCGGCCGGACGCATCGGTCGCAGCTCTGCTCGATCTGGTGGTCGGCTTCGTCAGCACTCCCGACATCGAACGGTACAAGCCGGCACTCAGCGGCAATGCGGCGTCTATCCGCGCACGTGCAGGCGAATCCGACTGA
- a CDS encoding adenylate kinase, which produces MTGVPAQRVLFHGVTGSGKTSAAHAYAEATGVPEFSADDDIGWLPAWTGRPVEDQHRIAADLAAQDRWVLDSAYSAWRHLVVTRAELVVFLDYPRWLSLGRLVRRTIRRIVTKEPVCNGNTETLRRALANDSIIRWHFRTFSRKKDAISQIIADPSMPPVLSFRRPRDLDAWIAAGAEPPSAAGSESSPGLS; this is translated from the coding sequence ATGACAGGTGTGCCGGCTCAGCGTGTTCTCTTCCACGGGGTGACCGGCAGCGGCAAGACCTCGGCTGCGCACGCGTATGCAGAGGCGACCGGTGTGCCGGAGTTCTCTGCCGATGACGACATCGGATGGCTCCCCGCATGGACGGGCCGTCCTGTCGAGGACCAGCACCGGATCGCCGCCGATCTTGCCGCGCAGGACCGCTGGGTGCTCGACAGTGCCTACTCCGCTTGGCGGCACCTGGTCGTGACGCGGGCCGAACTCGTCGTGTTCCTCGACTATCCGCGGTGGCTGTCCCTCGGGCGCCTGGTCCGGCGAACGATCCGACGGATCGTGACGAAGGAACCGGTGTGCAACGGCAACACCGAGACACTCCGCCGCGCCCTGGCCAACGACTCGATCATCCGGTGGCATTTTAGGACCTTCAGCCGGAAGAAGGACGCCATCAGCCAGATCATCGCTGATCCGTCCATGCCTCCAGTGCTGTCGTTCCGGCGTCCTCGCGATCTCGATGCATGGATCGCAGCGGGTGCTGAACCACCGTCGGCCGCCGGATCGGAGTCGTCCCCCGGTCTGTCTTAG
- the poxB gene encoding ubiquinone-dependent pyruvate dehydrogenase translates to MTTIAETVIHNLAANGIQRVWGVPGDSLNAVTEAIRREQGIEWMLVRHEEEAAFAAAGEAALTGELAVCAGSCGPGNLHLINGLYDAHRSRVPVLAVASHIPTDEIGSQYFQETRPTELFRDCSVFCEMVLSPEQMPRLLEIAMRTAIEKRGVAVLVIAGDTALHEASDERVFTVRRTDPVIVPSPAELQEAAATLNSCGKVTILAGGGVEGARDEVLALADVLGAPIVHALRGKEVIEHDNPFDVGMTGLLGFASGYRAMEDCDALLMLGTDFPYQQFYPKKAKILQVDIRGEQLGRRVPLTQGMVGGVRPTAEALLPLLERKPVRTHLEKSLDHYRRTRAQLDDLEKQGPGAIHPQHLAHLIDELADDDAVFLPDVGTPVIWACRHLRIGPKRRLIGSFWHGTMAAATPLGMGAQAVDRKRQVVVLAGDGGLAMMLGELLTAVQHRLPIKIVVFDNAALSFVEVEMKAAGIVNFGTGLENPDFGAVARAVGMHGESVTRPEDLEDALRRAFAHDGPALVSVAVERQELSIPPKIEAKQATGFAVYALRTVLAGNGRELIDLARANARQLL, encoded by the coding sequence ATGACCACGATCGCAGAGACTGTCATCCACAATCTTGCCGCCAATGGGATCCAGCGTGTCTGGGGAGTTCCCGGCGACTCCCTGAACGCGGTGACCGAGGCCATCCGCAGGGAGCAGGGCATCGAGTGGATGCTCGTCCGCCATGAGGAGGAGGCCGCGTTCGCTGCCGCCGGGGAGGCGGCGCTGACGGGCGAACTCGCGGTGTGTGCGGGCAGCTGCGGCCCCGGCAACCTGCACCTCATCAACGGGCTCTACGACGCGCACCGAAGCAGGGTCCCCGTGCTCGCGGTCGCATCGCACATCCCGACCGACGAAATCGGCAGCCAGTACTTCCAGGAGACTCGACCCACCGAGCTGTTCCGCGACTGCTCGGTCTTCTGCGAGATGGTACTGAGCCCTGAGCAGATGCCGCGGCTGCTGGAGATCGCAATGCGCACGGCCATCGAGAAGAGGGGGGTCGCCGTGCTCGTGATCGCGGGCGACACCGCGCTCCACGAGGCCTCGGACGAGCGCGTCTTCACGGTCCGCCGCACCGACCCGGTCATCGTGCCCTCGCCGGCCGAACTGCAGGAGGCAGCCGCCACACTGAACTCCTGTGGGAAGGTGACGATCCTCGCGGGCGGCGGCGTAGAAGGGGCGCGCGATGAGGTCCTCGCCCTCGCCGATGTACTGGGGGCGCCGATCGTGCACGCCCTCCGCGGCAAGGAGGTCATCGAGCACGACAACCCGTTCGACGTCGGCATGACCGGGCTCCTCGGGTTCGCATCGGGATACCGCGCGATGGAGGACTGCGACGCGCTGCTGATGCTCGGCACCGATTTCCCGTACCAGCAGTTCTACCCGAAGAAGGCGAAGATCCTGCAGGTCGATATCCGGGGCGAGCAGCTCGGCCGCCGCGTGCCACTCACCCAGGGCATGGTCGGTGGCGTACGCCCGACGGCGGAGGCGTTGCTGCCGCTGCTCGAGCGGAAGCCTGTGCGCACCCACCTCGAGAAATCCCTCGACCACTACCGCCGCACCCGCGCACAGCTCGACGACCTCGAGAAGCAGGGACCCGGCGCCATCCACCCGCAGCACCTCGCCCACCTCATCGACGAGTTGGCGGACGACGACGCGGTCTTCCTGCCCGATGTCGGCACTCCGGTCATCTGGGCGTGCCGGCACCTGCGCATCGGCCCGAAGCGGCGCCTCATCGGCTCCTTCTGGCACGGCACCATGGCGGCCGCGACCCCGCTCGGCATGGGCGCCCAAGCGGTGGACCGGAAGCGGCAGGTCGTGGTCCTCGCCGGTGACGGCGGGCTCGCGATGATGCTCGGCGAATTGCTGACGGCGGTGCAGCACAGGCTCCCGATCAAAATCGTCGTGTTCGACAACGCGGCGCTGAGCTTCGTCGAGGTGGAGATGAAGGCGGCGGGCATCGTCAACTTCGGCACCGGGCTCGAGAACCCCGACTTCGGGGCGGTCGCGCGGGCGGTGGGGATGCACGGCGAGAGCGTGACGCGCCCTGAGGACCTCGAAGACGCCCTGCGCCGCGCGTTCGCGCACGACGGCCCCGCGCTCGTCTCCGTCGCGGTGGAACGGCAGGAGCTCTCGATACCGCCGAAGATCGAGGCGAAGCAGGCCACCGGCTTTGCGGTCTACGCGCTTCGTACGGTGCTCGCCGGCAACGGCCGCGAGCTCATCGATCTCGCCCGAGCCAACGCGCGCCAGCTGCTCTGA
- a CDS encoding DsbA family oxidoreductase — translation MSAPDVAPGTVVVFTDIMCGWSTIALHRFYRARDAAGLTGRLQVDLRLFLLEDINQIALNSRIIEPEIPVVGALEPGLRFTPWQRHPSEWPVTSLPANEAVHAAKAQSPAAAEELDMALRLAFWRDSRCISMRHEILAVADECPGVDAGRLQQLFDTGAARGTMMQSYLDHHQDVQGSPHFFLADGTDTHNPGITMHQEGSPGAGFLVVDSDDPSVYDGLVVKAAAAAGVG, via the coding sequence ATGTCGGCTCCTGATGTTGCCCCCGGAACGGTCGTCGTGTTCACAGACATCATGTGCGGTTGGTCGACGATCGCGCTCCATCGGTTCTATCGCGCCCGGGATGCGGCGGGCCTCACCGGTCGATTGCAGGTCGACCTGCGACTCTTCCTCCTCGAGGACATCAACCAGATCGCTCTCAACAGCAGGATCATCGAGCCTGAGATACCTGTCGTCGGCGCTCTGGAACCGGGACTGCGCTTCACACCGTGGCAGCGTCACCCCTCGGAGTGGCCCGTGACAAGCCTTCCCGCGAATGAAGCCGTGCATGCCGCGAAAGCACAATCCCCTGCTGCCGCGGAAGAACTCGACATGGCATTGCGCCTGGCGTTCTGGCGTGACAGCCGCTGCATCAGCATGCGCCACGAGATCCTGGCTGTCGCCGACGAGTGCCCTGGGGTGGACGCTGGCCGGCTGCAGCAGCTTTTCGACACCGGCGCTGCCCGCGGGACGATGATGCAGTCCTACCTCGACCATCATCAGGATGTACAGGGCAGCCCCCACTTCTTCCTTGCGGACGGCACCGATACCCATAACCCCGGCATCACCATGCACCAGGAAGGGTCTCCCGGCGCGGGTTTCCTCGTTGTCGACTCCGACGATCCGAGCGTCTACGACGGCCTCGTCGTGAAAGCCGCAGCCGCCGCCGGTGTGGGTTGA
- a CDS encoding cation diffusion facilitator family transporter, with product MTSDWGESEMPEEVHRALRRAIRLEWVTIGVLVVTVSIIFLVLGNSQAMKTAWIEDMLSFIPPIAFLIGIRVAGRPASTDRPFGHHRAIGVSHLVAATALAGMGSYLIIDSAIKLITAEHPTIGGITILGHTVWLGWLMIAAMALTSIPPVILGRMKLKLAEPLHNKVLFADADMNKADWMTGVAVIVGVTGIGFGLWWADAAAALIVAFSIVRDGFVNVRAAVKGLLDARATTYDDAEPHPLLGKVEDYLNGLTWAQDVGARVRDEGQVFHIEAFIVPTSNRPLTIEELEEVHAGLKRLDWKINDVVVVPVHAIPDMARQMSTRHS from the coding sequence GTGACCAGCGACTGGGGTGAATCGGAGATGCCGGAGGAGGTACACCGGGCGCTCCGGCGAGCGATCAGGCTGGAATGGGTCACGATCGGTGTACTGGTCGTGACAGTCAGCATCATCTTCCTCGTCCTGGGGAACTCCCAGGCCATGAAGACGGCGTGGATCGAGGACATGTTGTCCTTCATTCCTCCGATCGCGTTCCTGATCGGGATCAGGGTCGCAGGCCGGCCGGCTTCCACCGACCGGCCGTTCGGACACCACCGTGCCATCGGGGTGTCGCACCTGGTCGCCGCGACAGCCCTCGCCGGCATGGGCAGCTATCTCATCATCGACTCGGCGATCAAGCTCATCACCGCGGAGCACCCCACCATCGGCGGCATCACGATCCTCGGACACACCGTCTGGCTGGGCTGGCTGATGATCGCAGCCATGGCGCTCACCTCGATCCCTCCCGTGATCCTCGGGCGCATGAAACTCAAGCTCGCCGAACCACTGCACAACAAGGTCCTCTTCGCCGATGCCGACATGAACAAGGCGGACTGGATGACCGGAGTCGCCGTGATCGTGGGAGTCACCGGCATCGGTTTCGGTCTGTGGTGGGCTGACGCTGCCGCAGCGCTGATCGTCGCGTTCTCGATCGTGCGGGACGGATTCGTGAACGTCCGCGCGGCAGTGAAAGGGCTCCTGGACGCCAGGGCCACCACCTACGACGACGCCGAACCGCATCCCCTGCTGGGCAAGGTAGAGGACTACCTGAACGGACTGACATGGGCGCAGGACGTCGGCGCCCGGGTGCGGGACGAAGGGCAGGTATTCCACATCGAGGCATTCATCGTCCCGACATCGAATCGGCCCCTCACCATCGAAGAGCTCGAGGAGGTCCACGCCGGCCTGAAGCGCCTGGACTGGAAGATCAACGACGTCGTGGTCGTCCCCGTGCACGCCATCCCGGACATGGCACGTCAGATGAGTACGAGGCATTCCTAG
- a CDS encoding transporter substrate-binding domain-containing protein, with product MERNVVLRLGVAASLLLTGGCAGHFPADPENTLDAVTGGTLRVGASVNPPFVEDKGEQMAGSEAELVQDYALTRDAEITWVRGGEEDLMNRLEHGELDLVIGGLTDKTPWTKKAGLTRPYAESADRYGSRQSHVLAVPLGENAFLLDLDTYLQSRKEGAR from the coding sequence ATGGAGAGGAACGTGGTGCTGCGCCTTGGTGTGGCTGCTTCATTGCTGCTGACGGGGGGCTGTGCAGGGCACTTTCCCGCAGATCCCGAGAACACGCTCGATGCAGTGACGGGTGGAACGCTGCGGGTCGGCGCGTCGGTGAATCCGCCCTTCGTCGAGGACAAGGGGGAGCAGATGGCCGGTAGCGAGGCGGAGCTCGTGCAGGACTACGCGCTGACTCGCGACGCTGAGATCACCTGGGTCCGGGGAGGGGAGGAGGATCTGATGAATCGGCTGGAACACGGCGAGCTGGACCTGGTGATCGGTGGTCTGACCGACAAGACACCGTGGACCAAGAAAGCCGGGCTGACCCGCCCGTACGCGGAGTCGGCCGACCGCTACGGGTCGCGGCAGAGCCACGTCCTTGCAGTCCCACTCGGCGAGAATGCCTTCCTCCTGGACCTCGATACGTACCTCCAGAGTCGGAAGGAGGGAGCCCGGTGA
- a CDS encoding zinc-dependent alcohol dehydrogenase: MKALVWHGEGDIRLDTVDDPTILDPNDAIIRITRSAICGTDLHFIRGTMAGMKEGTILGHEAVGEVTAVGAAVRRFAPGDRVVVSSTMSCGVCWQCRAGHTAQCDTANPNGPQAGTCFFGGPQTTGPVNGLQAEYARIPYASNTLTALPDNVSDEQAILLSDIFPTAWFGAELAGIRRGDTVAVYGAGVVGQFAIASAFRQGASRVFAIDGVETRLVQALDQNADVINFNREDPVEALMDATLGIGVDAVIDAVGVDAQRPSAGPAAADSEQQAEEFAREVAQVAPKTNVQGENWVPGNAPSQVSQWSVQTVRKYGRIGIIGVYSPQMMSYPIGQAMNKNLTVRMGNCDHRSVTPPLLDLVASGVFDPTRFITQHEPITDVVDAYLTFDRREEGWLKTVLTTA; encoded by the coding sequence GTGAAAGCTCTCGTATGGCATGGAGAAGGCGACATACGTCTCGATACCGTCGATGATCCGACCATCCTGGACCCGAACGACGCGATCATCCGCATCACGCGCAGCGCGATCTGCGGCACGGACCTCCACTTCATCCGGGGCACCATGGCAGGCATGAAAGAGGGCACGATCCTCGGCCACGAAGCCGTCGGAGAGGTGACCGCCGTAGGCGCAGCAGTGCGCCGCTTCGCCCCCGGCGACCGCGTCGTCGTCTCCTCGACCATGTCCTGCGGGGTGTGCTGGCAGTGCCGCGCAGGACACACCGCCCAGTGCGACACCGCGAACCCCAACGGCCCCCAGGCCGGGACCTGCTTCTTCGGCGGCCCTCAGACCACCGGCCCTGTGAACGGACTGCAGGCTGAATACGCGCGGATCCCCTATGCCTCCAATACCCTCACAGCCCTGCCCGACAATGTCAGCGACGAACAGGCCATTCTCCTCTCGGACATCTTCCCCACCGCCTGGTTCGGCGCGGAACTCGCCGGCATACGACGCGGCGACACCGTCGCCGTGTACGGGGCGGGCGTGGTCGGTCAGTTCGCCATCGCCTCCGCATTCCGGCAAGGGGCGTCCCGCGTCTTCGCGATCGACGGCGTCGAAACCCGCCTCGTCCAGGCCTTGGACCAGAACGCGGATGTCATCAACTTCAACCGCGAGGACCCCGTAGAGGCCCTAATGGACGCTACCCTCGGGATCGGCGTGGACGCCGTCATCGACGCCGTCGGCGTCGACGCTCAACGCCCATCAGCCGGACCCGCCGCAGCCGACAGCGAGCAGCAGGCCGAGGAGTTCGCCCGCGAGGTCGCCCAGGTGGCGCCCAAGACCAACGTGCAGGGCGAGAACTGGGTACCGGGGAACGCGCCGTCCCAGGTCTCCCAGTGGAGCGTGCAGACCGTACGGAAGTACGGCCGGATCGGCATCATCGGCGTCTACAGCCCGCAGATGATGTCCTACCCGATCGGACAGGCCATGAACAAGAACCTCACGGTACGGATGGGCAACTGCGACCACCGCTCGGTCACCCCACCGCTCCTGGACCTCGTCGCCTCCGGCGTCTTCGACCCCACCCGGTTCATCACCCAGCACGAACCCATCACCGACGTCGTCGATGCCTACCTCACCTTCGACCGCCGCGAAGAGGGCTGGCTCAAGACGGTCCTCACGACGGCGTGA